From Pseudomonas hefeiensis, one genomic window encodes:
- a CDS encoding biotin-independent malonate decarboxylase subunit beta: MTDSAALLNKHSFVELGARQRAKALLDDGSFRELLDPFQRIMSPWLLRQGVVPQSDDGVVIAKGLLDGLPVVIAAIEGAFQGGSLGEVGGAKIAGALELAAEDNRKGIPTRAVLLLETGGVRLQEANLGLAAIAEIHSAIVDLRQYQPVIGVVAGSVGCFGGMSIAAGLCSYLLVTQEARLGLNGPQVIEQEAGIDEYDSRDRPFIWSLTGGEQRFATGLVDRYVADDVTQIREQVSQLLHLGVPAEHRSAQAEVFLQRLARLDTEVQIEPAAVRQLYQGERP, encoded by the coding sequence ATGACTGACAGCGCAGCGTTGCTCAACAAACACAGCTTCGTCGAGCTGGGTGCCCGGCAACGGGCCAAAGCCCTGCTGGATGACGGTTCGTTCCGTGAACTGCTCGATCCCTTCCAGCGGATCATGTCGCCCTGGCTGCTGCGCCAGGGCGTGGTACCGCAAAGCGACGACGGTGTGGTGATCGCCAAGGGCTTGCTGGATGGCCTGCCAGTGGTGATCGCGGCCATCGAAGGTGCGTTCCAGGGCGGTAGCCTTGGCGAGGTCGGCGGGGCGAAGATCGCCGGCGCGCTGGAGCTGGCCGCCGAGGACAACCGCAAAGGCATTCCGACCCGCGCCGTGTTGCTGCTGGAAACCGGTGGCGTGCGTTTGCAGGAAGCTAACCTCGGGCTGGCGGCGATTGCCGAGATTCATTCGGCGATTGTCGACTTGCGCCAGTACCAGCCCGTCATCGGTGTGGTGGCCGGCAGCGTCGGTTGTTTTGGCGGCATGTCCATCGCCGCCGGGCTGTGCAGCTATTTGTTGGTGACCCAGGAAGCGCGACTGGGCCTGAACGGTCCGCAGGTGATCGAGCAGGAAGCCGGGATCGATGAATATGACTCCCGTGATCGGCCGTTCATCTGGAGCCTGACCGGCGGTGAGCAACGCTTTGCCACCGGCTTGGTGGACCGCTATGTGGCCGATGACGTGACGCAGATCCGCGAGCAAGTCAGCCAGTTGTTGCATTTGGGCGTACCCGCCGAGCACCGCAGCGCTCAGGCCGAGGTGTTCCTGCAACGTTTGGCCCGACTGGACACTGAAGTGCAAATCGAACCGGCCGCGGTTCGCCAGTTGTATCAGGGAGAACGCCCATGA
- a CDS encoding malonate decarboxylase subunit delta, whose translation MQTLSFEFPAGQPPRGRALVGCVGSGDLEVLIEPGLAGKLTIQVQTSVNGSEQRWQHLFARMFDGQMPPALSIDIHDFGATPGVVRLRLEQGFEEIGHD comes from the coding sequence ATGCAAACCTTATCCTTTGAATTTCCCGCCGGGCAGCCGCCACGGGGCCGGGCGCTGGTGGGCTGCGTCGGCTCGGGCGACCTGGAAGTGCTGATCGAGCCGGGCCTGGCGGGCAAGTTGACCATTCAGGTGCAGACCTCGGTCAACGGCAGTGAACAACGCTGGCAACACTTGTTCGCCCGCATGTTCGACGGCCAGATGCCACCGGCCCTGTCTATCGACATCCACGATTTCGGCGCCACCCCCGGCGTGGTGCGTTTGCGCCTGGAACAAGGCTTCGAGGAGATCGGCCATGACTGA
- a CDS encoding triphosphoribosyl-dephospho-CoA synthase encodes MHAFNLQPESLSLAERLADMAVDALIDEADLSPKPALVDRRGNGAHTDLHLGLMHASALSLWPAFKEMADAALECGEIGLPLREALGRIGREGEAAMLATTDGVNTHRGAIWALGLLVAAMALEPESSTPSAVALRAARLALLEDRYAPKPFSHGAQVAQRYGVRGAREEAQLAFPAVTGLALPQLKRSRAAGAGEQNARLDALLAIMTTLADTCVLYRAGEPGLQAMQYGAKAVLDAGGSASLGGRRQLHALDQQLIAMNASPGGAADLLAACLFLDRIERGDGLFPGVC; translated from the coding sequence ATGCACGCCTTCAACCTGCAACCGGAAAGCCTGTCTCTGGCCGAGCGTCTGGCCGACATGGCGGTGGACGCGCTGATCGACGAAGCCGATCTGTCACCCAAACCGGCCCTGGTAGATCGGCGCGGCAATGGCGCCCACACCGATCTGCACCTGGGGTTGATGCACGCTTCGGCGTTGTCGCTGTGGCCGGCATTCAAGGAAATGGCCGACGCCGCCCTTGAATGCGGCGAGATCGGCCTGCCGTTGCGCGAAGCCCTTGGGCGGATCGGCCGGGAGGGGGAAGCGGCGATGCTCGCTACCACCGACGGCGTGAACACCCACCGCGGCGCCATCTGGGCCCTTGGCCTGTTGGTCGCTGCTATGGCGCTGGAACCTGAATCCAGCACTCCCAGCGCTGTTGCTTTAAGAGCCGCCCGCCTGGCCTTGCTGGAAGATCGCTATGCCCCCAAACCCTTCAGCCATGGTGCTCAAGTGGCCCAACGCTACGGTGTGCGCGGCGCCCGGGAAGAAGCACAGCTGGCATTCCCGGCTGTCACCGGCCTGGCCCTGCCGCAACTCAAGCGCAGTCGCGCGGCGGGGGCGGGAGAACAGAACGCTCGGCTCGATGCCTTGCTGGCGATCATGACGACGTTGGCCGACACCTGCGTGCTCTACCGCGCCGGCGAACCGGGTTTGCAGGCCATGCAGTACGGCGCCAAAGCGGTGCTCGACGCGGGCGGCAGCGCCAGCCTGGGCGGTCGTCGCCAGTTGCATGCGCTGGACCAACAATTGATTGCCATGAACGCCTCGCCCGGCGGCGCTGCCGACTTGCTCGCCGCTTGCCTGTTCCTCGACCGTATTGAGCGCGGCGATGGCCTCTTCCCAGGAGTGTGCTGA
- the mdcA gene encoding malonate decarboxylase subunit alpha, whose product MTTIISPDSRWTRRRCEKQRRLELVKGLADGVVLPTDKIVAALEALILPGDRVVLEGNNQKQADFLSRSLAKVDPAKLHDLHMIMPSVGRSEHLDLFERGIARKLDFSFAGTQSLRISQLLEDGLLEVGAIHTYIELYARLVVDLIPNVVLSAGFMADRAGNIYTGPSTEDTPALIEPAAFSDGIVIVQVNQLVDDVTDLPRVDIPASWVDFVVVADKPFYIEPLFTRDPRHIKPVHVLMAMMAIRGIYEKHNVQSLNHGIGFNTAAIELILPTYGESLGLKGKICRNWTLNPHPTLIPAIESGWVESVHCFGTELGMENYIAARPDVFFTGHDGSLRSNRMVCQLAGQYAVDLFIGATLQVDGDGHSSTVTRGRLAGFGGAPNMGHDPRGRRHGTPAWLDMRHGDGEAPLLERGKKLVVQMVETFQEGGKPTFVETLDAVEVAKKAGMPLAPIMIYGDDVTHLLTEEGIAYLYKARSLEERQAMIAAVAGVTAIGLRHNPKDTARMRREGLIALPEDLGIRRTDATRELLAAKSVADLVEWSGGLYNPPAKFRSW is encoded by the coding sequence ATGACAACAATAATATCCCCCGACTCGCGCTGGACGCGGCGGCGTTGCGAAAAGCAGCGGCGTCTCGAGCTGGTGAAGGGGCTTGCCGACGGTGTGGTGTTGCCCACCGACAAGATCGTTGCGGCGCTGGAGGCGTTGATCCTGCCGGGTGATCGCGTGGTGCTGGAAGGCAATAATCAGAAGCAGGCGGACTTTCTGTCGCGCTCTCTGGCCAAAGTCGACCCGGCGAAGCTGCACGACCTGCACATGATCATGCCTAGCGTCGGTCGCTCCGAACACCTGGACCTGTTCGAGCGCGGCATTGCCCGCAAACTCGATTTTTCCTTCGCCGGCACCCAGAGCCTGCGCATCAGCCAACTGCTGGAAGACGGCCTGCTGGAAGTCGGTGCGATTCACACCTACATCGAACTTTATGCCCGGCTGGTGGTGGACCTGATTCCCAACGTGGTGCTCTCGGCCGGGTTCATGGCCGACCGTGCCGGCAATATCTACACCGGCCCCAGTACCGAAGACACGCCGGCGCTGATTGAGCCGGCGGCCTTCAGCGATGGCATCGTCATCGTTCAGGTCAACCAATTGGTGGACGATGTCACCGACCTGCCACGGGTTGATATCCCGGCGTCCTGGGTCGATTTCGTGGTGGTGGCCGACAAGCCGTTCTACATCGAACCGCTGTTCACCCGCGACCCGCGCCATATCAAGCCGGTGCATGTGTTGATGGCGATGATGGCGATTCGCGGGATCTACGAGAAACACAACGTCCAGTCCCTCAATCACGGCATCGGGTTCAACACCGCCGCTATCGAGCTGATCCTGCCGACCTACGGCGAGTCCCTGGGTTTGAAGGGCAAGATTTGCCGCAACTGGACCCTCAATCCTCACCCTACGTTGATTCCGGCCATTGAAAGCGGCTGGGTCGAAAGCGTGCATTGCTTTGGCACCGAGCTGGGCATGGAAAACTACATCGCCGCGCGGCCGGATGTGTTCTTCACCGGTCATGACGGCTCACTGCGCTCCAACCGCATGGTCTGCCAACTGGCCGGACAATACGCGGTGGACCTGTTCATCGGCGCCACTTTGCAGGTGGACGGCGACGGACATTCTTCGACGGTGACCCGTGGCCGACTGGCTGGTTTCGGCGGTGCGCCGAACATGGGCCACGACCCGCGCGGTCGCCGTCACGGCACGCCGGCCTGGCTCGACATGCGCCACGGCGATGGCGAGGCGCCGTTGCTCGAACGGGGCAAGAAACTGGTGGTACAGATGGTCGAGACCTTCCAGGAGGGCGGCAAACCCACCTTCGTCGAAACCCTCGACGCGGTGGAGGTGGCGAAAAAAGCCGGCATGCCCCTGGCGCCGATCATGATCTATGGCGACGACGTCACCCACTTGCTCACCGAAGAGGGCATCGCCTACCTGTACAAGGCTCGCTCTCTGGAAGAGCGTCAAGCAATGATCGCCGCCGTGGCCGGGGTCACTGCCATCGGTTTGCGCCATAACCCGAAAGACACTGCCCGTATGCGCCGCGAAGGCTTGATAGCCCTGCCTGAAGACCTCGGCATTCGCCGCACCGACGCCACCCGTGAGTTGCTCGCCGCCAAGAGTGTGGCCGACCTGGTGGAGTGGTCCGGTGGCCTCTACAACCCGCCCGCCAAATTCAGGAGTTGGTAA
- a CDS encoding chemotaxis protein CheW yields the protein MHDLHPRTGHITGLLLPLADRHLILPNVAVAELIDYQSSAFDMDTPPWFLGWVSWRERQIPLLSFESACGQKTVIGERVRIVILNALGGRPELRFIALLVQGIPRSYKLDTQLSYVDVPLCGLEQAAVQVGEHVAKVPDLLALEELVVAAGLVQHHKP from the coding sequence ATGCATGATCTTCACCCCCGAACGGGGCACATCACCGGGTTGCTGCTACCCCTGGCCGACCGGCACCTGATCTTGCCAAACGTGGCCGTGGCCGAGCTGATCGATTACCAGAGCAGCGCGTTCGATATGGACACTCCGCCGTGGTTCCTGGGTTGGGTGAGCTGGCGCGAACGGCAAATCCCGTTGCTGAGCTTCGAGTCGGCCTGCGGCCAGAAAACCGTCATTGGCGAGCGAGTGCGCATCGTCATCCTCAACGCCCTCGGCGGCCGACCGGAGCTGCGTTTCATCGCGCTGCTGGTACAAGGCATTCCGCGCTCTTACAAGCTCGACACCCAACTGAGCTACGTCGACGTACCGTTGTGCGGGCTGGAACAGGCCGCGGTGCAAGTGGGGGAGCATGTGGCGAAAGTACCGGACTTGTTGGCATTGGAAGAGTTGGTGGTGGCTGCGGGGTTGGTTCAGCACCACAAACCCTGA